The Faecalibacter sp. LW9 genome has a segment encoding these proteins:
- a CDS encoding TlpA disulfide reductase family protein, with translation MKLLSTLAFVGIMTLGQLTLQAQNVEVIKYEQLFEKTQQDNDQLIVVNFWATWCGPCVEEMPHFVELNEKYKDQQNFKLLFVSLDRSKQVDKVKQFINDYKINAEVVLLDDNKRMNEWIPKVDATWNGNIPVTVLYKNKEKLHFVGAAMEKDELEQLIKMYMNQ, from the coding sequence ATGAAATTACTTTCAACCCTAGCTTTTGTAGGAATTATGACCTTGGGGCAGCTAACATTACAAGCACAAAATGTCGAAGTGATTAAATATGAACAATTGTTCGAAAAAACGCAACAAGATAACGATCAATTGATAGTGGTCAATTTTTGGGCAACTTGGTGTGGACCTTGTGTTGAAGAAATGCCTCATTTTGTAGAATTAAATGAGAAATACAAAGACCAACAAAATTTTAAATTGTTATTTGTTTCATTGGATCGTTCGAAACAAGTGGATAAAGTAAAACAATTCATCAACGATTATAAAATTAATGCGGAAGTGGTACTTTTAGATGATAATAAACGTATGAACGAATGGATTCCAAAAGTAGATGCGACATGGAACGGTAATATTCCTGTAACTGTATTATATAAAAATAAGGAAAAACTACATTTTGTAGGTGCTGCTATGGAAAAGGATGAATTAGAGCAATTGATAAAAATGTATATGAACCAATAA
- a CDS encoding DUF4268 domain-containing protein, with translation MRKRIDLYSKEEAYQKKKDFWISYGSYMKLQKNAEGESINWINYKTGVKGIYFRSNVDRKFAEVYVQIDHPDPDFNHLIWEQFEEYEIVLKSYVGDEWVWTKDDYDEDGKAISTIKIRLENVSIFRDSDWPTIISFLKERMMNLDEFWVDHKESFEIFK, from the coding sequence TTGCGAAAAAGAATTGATTTGTACTCAAAGGAAGAAGCATACCAAAAGAAAAAAGATTTTTGGATTTCGTACGGAAGTTATATGAAATTGCAAAAGAATGCGGAAGGAGAAAGCATTAATTGGATCAATTATAAGACTGGTGTAAAAGGAATTTATTTTCGTTCGAATGTCGATCGTAAATTTGCCGAAGTATACGTACAGATTGATCATCCCGATCCCGATTTTAATCATTTGATATGGGAACAATTTGAAGAATATGAAATAGTTCTTAAAAGTTATGTTGGAGATGAATGGGTATGGACAAAAGATGATTATGATGAAGATGGTAAGGCTATCTCTACCATTAAAATTCGTTTAGAAAATGTGAGCATTTTTAGGGATTCAGATTGGCCAACTATCATTTCTTTTCTAAAAGAACGCATGATGAATTTGGATGAATTTTGGGTGGATCATAAAGAAAGTTTTGAAATATTTAAATAA
- a CDS encoding restriction endonuclease, with amino-acid sequence MKVTKYNGELVDYSPKALKISLTKSGASKEEVEEVFELMSKDIYDGIGTQDLYNLAFESLKRYRNSYAARYSLKKALRDLGPEGYYFEKYIKRLMESVGFQAVNGQTVQGDAVTHEIDVIAQKDEVLYFCECKFRNDIDAKISVTTPMYFMSRMIDVKNRTFTYFGKTLHPTKGFLVTNAYLTSDSVDWAKHYNIGMISWDYPDQMSLKYLIDNLAIYPVTCLTSLTKEQHKVLMDAGCLLVKDILNQEDYLKSLKLPNHIIDQLVEEANELIAIDTIECVIQ; translated from the coding sequence ATGAAAGTAACCAAATATAACGGCGAATTAGTTGATTATAGTCCAAAAGCATTAAAAATATCATTAACCAAATCAGGTGCTTCCAAAGAAGAAGTCGAAGAGGTTTTTGAATTAATGTCTAAAGATATTTACGATGGTATAGGTACCCAAGACCTGTATAATCTTGCTTTTGAAAGTTTAAAACGATATCGAAATTCGTATGCAGCACGTTATAGCCTTAAAAAAGCGTTACGAGATCTCGGTCCAGAAGGGTATTATTTTGAGAAATACATCAAAAGATTGATGGAAAGTGTAGGCTTTCAAGCAGTGAATGGACAAACTGTCCAAGGGGATGCTGTAACGCACGAAATTGATGTCATTGCTCAAAAAGATGAAGTATTGTATTTCTGCGAATGTAAATTTCGAAATGATATTGATGCAAAAATCAGTGTGACAACTCCCATGTATTTTATGTCACGTATGATTGATGTTAAAAATAGAACTTTTACCTATTTTGGGAAAACACTTCATCCAACCAAAGGTTTTTTAGTAACGAATGCCTACTTAACATCAGATTCAGTAGATTGGGCAAAACATTATAACATTGGAATGATTTCATGGGATTATCCAGATCAAATGAGTTTAAAATATCTAATCGATAATTTAGCCATCTATCCAGTAACTTGCCTAACTTCTCTGACCAAAGAGCAGCATAAAGTATTGATGGATGCTGGATGTTTATTGGTGAAAGATATTTTAAATCAAGAAGATTATCTTAAATCACTTAAATTACCCAACCATATAATTGATCAATTGGTAGAAGAAGCCAATGAATTAATTGCCATCGACACCATCGAATGTGTGATTCAATAA
- a CDS encoding PhnA domain-containing protein, whose translation MKLETLLQERSGNQCELSGATGKLNIYEVNPDATSNPDRIILISDKCLAQVEKREELDAAFWEPILLSSMWSEVPGVQVLSWRMLNRFRHESWAADALDMMYFDDDTLEWAKASGDHINDGSVQLHKDCNGNILANGDTVTLTKDLDVKGSSLNAKIGTAVRNIRLVHDNHEQIEGKVEGQSIVILTKYVKKQA comes from the coding sequence ATGAAATTAGAAACACTTTTACAAGAACGTAGCGGTAACCAATGTGAATTGAGTGGAGCGACAGGAAAATTAAACATTTATGAAGTTAATCCTGATGCCACAAGCAATCCCGATCGTATTATTTTAATCAGTGATAAATGTTTAGCACAAGTCGAAAAACGAGAAGAGTTGGATGCAGCATTTTGGGAGCCTATTTTATTAAGTTCAATGTGGAGTGAAGTGCCAGGTGTACAAGTTTTATCTTGGCGAATGTTAAACCGTTTTCGTCATGAGAGCTGGGCAGCCGATGCCCTAGATATGATGTATTTCGATGATGATACTTTAGAATGGGCCAAAGCTTCAGGAGATCATATCAATGATGGAAGCGTTCAATTGCATAAAGATTGCAATGGAAATATTTTAGCCAATGGGGATACAGTTACGTTGACAAAAGATTTGGATGTCAAAGGATCTTCTCTTAATGCTAAAATAGGAACAGCGGTTCGTAATATCCGATTAGTGCATGATAATCATGAGCAAATAGAAGGAAAAGTAGAAGGGCAATCCATTGTCATTTTAACAAAATACGTAAAGAAACAAGCTTAA